A window from Chloroherpetonaceae bacterium encodes these proteins:
- a CDS encoding HEAT repeat domain-containing protein encodes MTNEQSGSNRAHTGLTRERLRELYLAILLNEASIEENRLWQSAIEKPETASLAQSIKEELDSLTGFLTNEFSRPLSEGETALLEKAQSKLSVSLKNTGSPERSRLKNNSFFAKLYNPFLNLLASFDTENEHQDHENEQARFGMPALALTGVVMLILGGFIGYSTFAVASFFRGELPVSQSAAVPITDKEELANIRFSFSENETDPIRVQYDLITHVETKGTLNQSRIKELLLYAVNKERNPGTRLDALSELQKIPSIFNDQDIKEALIKALKSDQNDGVRNQALALLLEYQPDSEIKMALLYSLMNDRNAGIRIASLNSLLSVGLTGEKFDEEVLASLKKKIQEDENKYIRYRANALFDEAPPEIEEKK; translated from the coding sequence ATGACCAACGAACAATCGGGTAGCAATCGAGCTCATACTGGTTTGACCCGTGAAAGACTAAGAGAGTTGTATCTCGCAATTTTATTGAACGAAGCTAGTATTGAAGAAAATCGGCTCTGGCAATCGGCGATAGAAAAACCTGAAACTGCCTCACTGGCTCAGTCAATTAAAGAAGAATTGGATTCCCTTACAGGTTTTCTTACAAACGAATTCAGTCGGCCGCTATCAGAAGGAGAAACGGCTTTGCTTGAAAAGGCGCAGTCAAAACTGTCGGTTTCGCTTAAGAACACCGGTTCACCCGAGCGATCAAGACTTAAGAACAATTCCTTTTTCGCGAAGCTCTATAATCCATTTCTGAATTTATTGGCCTCCTTCGATACCGAGAATGAGCATCAAGATCATGAAAATGAACAGGCGAGATTTGGAATGCCTGCACTTGCACTAACGGGTGTTGTGATGTTGATTTTAGGAGGGTTTATAGGCTACTCAACCTTTGCTGTGGCTTCATTTTTTAGGGGAGAATTGCCGGTTTCTCAAAGCGCTGCCGTTCCAATTACAGATAAAGAAGAATTAGCCAACATTCGTTTTTCTTTTTCGGAAAATGAGACAGATCCCATTCGTGTGCAATACGATCTCATAACGCATGTCGAAACCAAAGGTACCTTGAATCAAAGCCGGATTAAAGAATTGTTGCTTTACGCCGTTAACAAAGAGCGAAACCCCGGCACTCGACTTGATGCACTCAGCGAACTGCAAAAAATTCCGAGCATCTTTAATGATCAGGATATCAAAGAAGCGTTGATTAAAGCCTTGAAATCGGATCAAAACGATGGAGTTCGAAATCAAGCGTTGGCACTTCTTTTGGAGTATCAACCTGATTCTGAAATTAAAATGGCGTTGCTTTATTCCTTGATGAATGATCGAAATGCGGGGATTCGTATTGCCTCATTGAATTCACTGCTCTCCGTTGGACTTACGGGAGAAAAGTTTGACGAAGAGGTTTTGGCATCCCTAAAAAAGAAAATTCAAGAGGATGAAAATAAATACATCCGCTACCGCGCCAATGCCTTATTTGATGAGGCTCCACCTGAAATTGAAGAAAAGAAATAA
- a CDS encoding DUF4097 family beta strand repeat-containing protein: protein MKNKLEFWMNHRLEIAWDKVVPALVLFCALSVVSLYASPLSSEMPLVQKAKEAKKDENVEVTKTFQVTKGGTLEVVTDMGEIRVSTYDKNEVTVSVSGYDEEDVDKIKITQLGNTVRVTFRVRRNINGWGRGGNDVRFDVKIPSQFNLDLRTSAGDIELSGAIIGEVKLNTSGGDLLGSDITGNIDASTSGGDIRFGTVKGNGYIKTSGGDISLSDVGGDLEVKTAGGTIRVNNIAKTLRAKTSGGDIQIGDVGGEATLSTAGGDLRVGKVNGRASLSTAGGNIEVRGAQGYVNAKTSGGSLRLENITGSIDGKTAGGDIYAELTPESSGRTMLASSAGNIELFVTENAKANIQAKIRVASFGNYYNWGRRRSDRSKKDSGFNIHSDFPATTQNVSGEEESTSNEIFESYVLGGGGHIINLETVMGNIYIRKARKSSSSGK from the coding sequence ATGAAAAATAAACTTGAATTTTGGATGAATCATCGCTTAGAAATTGCTTGGGATAAGGTAGTTCCAGCACTGGTCTTGTTTTGCGCTTTATCGGTGGTATCGCTTTATGCCTCACCACTGTCTTCTGAAATGCCTCTTGTGCAAAAAGCTAAAGAAGCAAAAAAGGATGAGAATGTAGAGGTTACAAAAACTTTTCAAGTCACCAAAGGTGGCACGCTTGAAGTTGTAACCGATATGGGGGAAATCCGAGTTTCGACCTACGATAAGAATGAAGTCACCGTGAGTGTTTCAGGCTATGACGAAGAAGATGTGGATAAAATCAAGATAACCCAACTAGGCAATACGGTTCGCGTGACATTTCGCGTTCGACGAAACATCAACGGATGGGGTAGAGGCGGCAACGACGTTCGCTTTGATGTAAAAATACCTTCTCAATTCAATTTGGATCTTCGCACCTCTGCCGGTGATATTGAGCTAAGTGGTGCCATTATTGGCGAGGTTAAGCTCAATACTTCCGGCGGTGATTTGCTCGGCAGCGATATCACAGGAAATATCGATGCCTCAACTTCAGGTGGCGATATTCGCTTTGGTACTGTAAAGGGGAATGGATACATCAAAACTTCCGGCGGTGATATTTCCCTCAGCGATGTTGGGGGTGATTTAGAAGTGAAAACGGCGGGTGGAACCATCCGTGTCAACAATATTGCTAAAACGCTCCGTGCCAAAACAAGCGGGGGTGATATTCAAATAGGCGATGTAGGTGGTGAGGCTACGCTTTCAACGGCAGGCGGCGATTTGCGCGTTGGAAAAGTGAATGGCCGCGCATCACTCTCGACTGCCGGTGGAAATATTGAAGTACGCGGGGCTCAAGGCTATGTCAATGCAAAAACCAGCGGCGGCAGCCTTCGATTGGAAAACATCACTGGATCTATCGACGGAAAAACCGCTGGTGGTGATATTTACGCAGAGCTTACTCCCGAATCTTCCGGAAGAACGATGCTCGCCTCTTCAGCCGGAAACATCGAGCTATTCGTGACTGAAAATGCAAAGGCCAATATCCAAGCCAAGATTCGGGTTGCAAGCTTTGGCAACTATTACAATTGGGGTAGAAGAAGATCAGACAGGAGCAAAAAAGACAGTGGTTTTAATATTCACTCTGATTTTCCAGCTACGACTCAAAATGTCAGCGGCGAGGAGGAATCAACAAGCAATGAAATCTTTGAAAGTTATGTCTTGGGTGGTGGTGGTCATATCATTAATCTTGAAACAGTGATGGGAAATATCTACATCCGAAAAGCGCGAAAATCATCAAGCTCGGGAAAGTAG
- a CDS encoding thioredoxin family protein gives MKNILVAFMLVLAVGAGFAFNSGNPSAEVGKEAPTFTLMDADGKKVSLTDFKGKVVVLEWTNPGCPFVVAHYKSGNMQALQKKYTEKGVVWLTVNSTNKEHKDFLVGEKAKAQFGEWKASYTKYLVDAEGEVGRTYGAKTTPHMFVINAEGKLVYQGAIDDKESASEGGKGAKVNYVSQAIDEIMAGKAVSQNSTRPYGCSVKYASK, from the coding sequence ATGAAAAATATTCTTGTTGCATTTATGCTCGTTTTGGCTGTTGGTGCAGGGTTTGCGTTCAATAGCGGCAATCCCTCTGCTGAAGTCGGTAAAGAGGCTCCGACATTCACCTTAATGGATGCCGATGGAAAAAAAGTAAGTCTCACTGATTTCAAAGGAAAAGTTGTTGTGTTGGAATGGACAAATCCCGGATGCCCGTTTGTTGTCGCGCACTACAAATCTGGAAACATGCAAGCCCTACAAAAGAAATACACCGAAAAGGGTGTTGTTTGGCTTACAGTGAATTCGACCAACAAAGAACACAAAGATTTTTTAGTTGGCGAAAAAGCAAAAGCTCAATTTGGTGAGTGGAAAGCTTCGTACACAAAGTATTTGGTTGATGCAGAAGGCGAAGTAGGTCGCACTTACGGTGCAAAAACCACACCACACATGTTTGTCATTAATGCCGAAGGTAAACTTGTTTATCAAGGTGCTATTGATGACAAAGAAAGCGCAAGCGAAGGCGGCAAAGGCGCTAAAGTGAATTATGTTTCTCAAGCAATTGATGAAATTATGGCCGGTAAAGCGGTTTCACAAAATTCAACCCGTCCTTATGGTTGCTCCGTGAAATACGCTTCGAAGTAA